In Misgurnus anguillicaudatus chromosome 5, ASM2758022v2, whole genome shotgun sequence, a genomic segment contains:
- the cry3a gene encoding cryptochrome circadian regulator 3a isoform X1: MAPNSIHWFRKGLRLHDNPALQEAVRGADTVRCVYFLDPWFAGSSNLGVNRWRFLLQCLDDLDSSLRKLNSRLFVIRGQPANVFPRLFKEWKISRLTFEYDSEPFGKERDAAIKKLAMEAGVEVIVKISHTLYNLDKIIELNGGQPPLTYKRFQTLISRMDPPEMPEETLSNAMMGCCVTPVSEDHGDKYGVPSLEELGFDIEGLPSAVWPGGETEALTRIERHLERKAWVANFERPRMNANSLLASPTGLSPYLRFGCLSCRLFYFKLTDLYRKVKKTSTPPLSLYGQLLWREFFYTAATTNPRFDKMEGNPICVRIPWDKNPEALAKWAEAKTGFPWIDAIMTQLRQEGWIHHLARHAVACFLTRGDLWISWEEGMKVFEELLLDADWSVNAGSWMWLSCSSFFQQFFHCYCPVGFGRRTDPNGDFIRRYLPILRGFPAKYIYDPWNAPDCVQAAAKCIIGVHYPKPMVNHAEASRLNIERMKQIYQQLSRYRGLGLLASVPSTHNGNGNGMAYSPGEQQSGSNTPAPAVSGSSVASGNRNGSILLNFGNQEHQGPSGIQQQEQQQQQQQLGYHHMPDSGQTIPSSRLYQCNISHDMAGPQHSGSVTGKRERETERDIEGEDDCLSTFHKLQRQIEEVTSVHATSGNQSSMKS; this comes from the exons atttctcctgcagtGCCTGGATGATCTTGATTCCAGTTTACGAAAACTCAATTCCCGCCTTTTTGTCATCCGAGGACAACCAGCCAATGTTTTTCCACGTCTTTTCAAG GAGTGGAAAATATCCAGGTTGACTTTTGAGTATGACTCCGAACCATTTGGGAAGGAGAGAGATGCAGCTATTAAGAAGCTTGCAATGGAGGCCGGTGTTGAAGTCATTGTCAAGATCTCGCACACCCTTTACAACCTTGACAA GATTATTGAACTGAATGGTGGTCAGCCTCCTCTCACTTACAAACGTTTCCAAACGCTGATCAGCCGAATGGACCCACCAGAGATGCCAGAAGAAACCCTCTCCAATGCCATGATGGGCTGCTGTGTCACACCTGTCTCTGAAGACCATGGGGACAAATATGGCGTGCCCTCCCTGGAGGAACTAG GATTTGATATTGAAGGACTGCCTTCTGCTGTGTGGCCAGGAGGTGAAACCGAGGCATTAACAAGGATTGAGAGACACCTGGAGAGAAAG GCTTGGGTTGCAAATTTTGAAAGACCTAGAATGAACGCCAACTCTTTACTGGCCAGCCCGACTGGCCTGAGTCCCTACCTCCGTTTCGGCTGCCTCTCCTGCCGCCTCTTCTACTTTAAACTCACAGACCTCTACAGAAAG GTAAAGAAAACCAGCACTCCTCCTCTTTCTCTCTATGGTCAGCTGCTGTGGAGGGAGTTTTTCTATACCGCTGCTACTACCAATCCACGGTTCGACAAGATGGAGGGCAACCCGATCTGTGTGCGTATCCCCTGGGACAAGAACCCAGAGGCCCTGGCCAAGTGGGCTGAGGCTAAGACTGGATTTCCCTGGATCGATGCCATCATGACCCAGCTGAGACAAGAGGGCTGGATTCACCACCTGGCCCGTCATGCTGTGGCATGTTTCCTTACCCGTGGAGACCTGTGGATCAGCTGGGAAGAGGGCATGAAG GTGTTTGAGGAGCTTCTGTTGGATGCTGACTGGAGCGTGAATGCGGGCAGCTGGATGTGGCTCTCCTGTAGTTCTTTCTTTCAACAGTTCTTTCATTGTTACTGTCCAGTGGGTTTCGGCAGGCGCACCGACCCTAACGGCGATTTCATTAG ACGATATTTACCTATTCTCAGAGGTTTCCCTGCCAAGTATATATACGACCCATGGAACGCCCCAGATTGTGTGCAGGCCGCTGCTAAATGCATCATCGGCGTCCACTACCCCAAACCCATGGTGAACCACGCCGAAGCGAGTCGTCTCAACATCGAAAGGATGAAGCAGATATACCAGCAACTCTCGCGCTACAGAGGACTCGG ACTTCTGGCCTCCGTGCCATCCACACACAATGGGAATGGAAATGGAATGGCTTACTCCCCAGGAGAGCAGCAGTCTGGGAGCAACACGCCAG CACCGGCTGTATCAGGCAGTTCTGTTGCAAGTGGTAACAGGAATGGAAGTATTCTGCTGAACTTTGGCAATCAGGAGCATCAGGGACCAAGTGGAATACAGCAACAAGAacagcagcaacaacaacagcaactAG GTTATCACCACATGCCTGACTCGGGGCAGACTATCCCAAGCAGTCGACTTTACCAGTGCAATATCTCACATGACATGGCAGGCCCTCAACATTCAG GGAGTGTGACCGGGAAGAGGGAAAGAGAGACGGAACGAGATATTGAAGGAGAAGATGACTGTCTCTCCACCTTTCACAAGCTACAACGACAAATTGAAGAGGTGACTTCAGTTCACGCCACCAGTGGAAACCAGTCGAGTATG aagagTTAG
- the cry3a gene encoding cryptochrome circadian regulator 3a isoform X2 produces the protein MEAGVEVIVKISHTLYNLDKIIELNGGQPPLTYKRFQTLISRMDPPEMPEETLSNAMMGCCVTPVSEDHGDKYGVPSLEELGFDIEGLPSAVWPGGETEALTRIERHLERKAWVANFERPRMNANSLLASPTGLSPYLRFGCLSCRLFYFKLTDLYRKVKKTSTPPLSLYGQLLWREFFYTAATTNPRFDKMEGNPICVRIPWDKNPEALAKWAEAKTGFPWIDAIMTQLRQEGWIHHLARHAVACFLTRGDLWISWEEGMKVFEELLLDADWSVNAGSWMWLSCSSFFQQFFHCYCPVGFGRRTDPNGDFIRRYLPILRGFPAKYIYDPWNAPDCVQAAAKCIIGVHYPKPMVNHAEASRLNIERMKQIYQQLSRYRGLGLLASVPSTHNGNGNGMAYSPGEQQSGSNTPAPAVSGSSVASGNRNGSILLNFGNQEHQGPSGIQQQEQQQQQQQLGYHHMPDSGQTIPSSRLYQCNISHDMAGPQHSGSVTGKRERETERDIEGEDDCLSTFHKLQRQIEEVTSVHATSGNQSSMKS, from the exons ATGGAGGCCGGTGTTGAAGTCATTGTCAAGATCTCGCACACCCTTTACAACCTTGACAA GATTATTGAACTGAATGGTGGTCAGCCTCCTCTCACTTACAAACGTTTCCAAACGCTGATCAGCCGAATGGACCCACCAGAGATGCCAGAAGAAACCCTCTCCAATGCCATGATGGGCTGCTGTGTCACACCTGTCTCTGAAGACCATGGGGACAAATATGGCGTGCCCTCCCTGGAGGAACTAG GATTTGATATTGAAGGACTGCCTTCTGCTGTGTGGCCAGGAGGTGAAACCGAGGCATTAACAAGGATTGAGAGACACCTGGAGAGAAAG GCTTGGGTTGCAAATTTTGAAAGACCTAGAATGAACGCCAACTCTTTACTGGCCAGCCCGACTGGCCTGAGTCCCTACCTCCGTTTCGGCTGCCTCTCCTGCCGCCTCTTCTACTTTAAACTCACAGACCTCTACAGAAAG GTAAAGAAAACCAGCACTCCTCCTCTTTCTCTCTATGGTCAGCTGCTGTGGAGGGAGTTTTTCTATACCGCTGCTACTACCAATCCACGGTTCGACAAGATGGAGGGCAACCCGATCTGTGTGCGTATCCCCTGGGACAAGAACCCAGAGGCCCTGGCCAAGTGGGCTGAGGCTAAGACTGGATTTCCCTGGATCGATGCCATCATGACCCAGCTGAGACAAGAGGGCTGGATTCACCACCTGGCCCGTCATGCTGTGGCATGTTTCCTTACCCGTGGAGACCTGTGGATCAGCTGGGAAGAGGGCATGAAG GTGTTTGAGGAGCTTCTGTTGGATGCTGACTGGAGCGTGAATGCGGGCAGCTGGATGTGGCTCTCCTGTAGTTCTTTCTTTCAACAGTTCTTTCATTGTTACTGTCCAGTGGGTTTCGGCAGGCGCACCGACCCTAACGGCGATTTCATTAG ACGATATTTACCTATTCTCAGAGGTTTCCCTGCCAAGTATATATACGACCCATGGAACGCCCCAGATTGTGTGCAGGCCGCTGCTAAATGCATCATCGGCGTCCACTACCCCAAACCCATGGTGAACCACGCCGAAGCGAGTCGTCTCAACATCGAAAGGATGAAGCAGATATACCAGCAACTCTCGCGCTACAGAGGACTCGG ACTTCTGGCCTCCGTGCCATCCACACACAATGGGAATGGAAATGGAATGGCTTACTCCCCAGGAGAGCAGCAGTCTGGGAGCAACACGCCAG CACCGGCTGTATCAGGCAGTTCTGTTGCAAGTGGTAACAGGAATGGAAGTATTCTGCTGAACTTTGGCAATCAGGAGCATCAGGGACCAAGTGGAATACAGCAACAAGAacagcagcaacaacaacagcaactAG GTTATCACCACATGCCTGACTCGGGGCAGACTATCCCAAGCAGTCGACTTTACCAGTGCAATATCTCACATGACATGGCAGGCCCTCAACATTCAG GGAGTGTGACCGGGAAGAGGGAAAGAGAGACGGAACGAGATATTGAAGGAGAAGATGACTGTCTCTCCACCTTTCACAAGCTACAACGACAAATTGAAGAGGTGACTTCAGTTCACGCCACCAGTGGAAACCAGTCGAGTATG aagagTTAG